Below is a genomic region from Rhinatrema bivittatum chromosome 8, aRhiBiv1.1, whole genome shotgun sequence.
TAGATACAAAAAACATGCATATACTtttgatgtttctaaaatagcGTATAGGCGTGTATATGGTACTTATGCGCATATAGgctatttttacatgtggaacccctttgaaaattcacttctttGTGCAGAAAATCAGTGATAAAATCCATCTTCATTTCTCACCTCCATAGCTGCCAGCCTTTTAAGCACCTAAATTTAAGTGACTAGTTgaaataatcggagaaaattctttttcactcactgcacaattaagctctggaatttgttgccagaggatgtggttagtgcagttagtgtagctgggtttaaaaagcgttggataagttcttcaaggagaagtccattaactgctattaatcaagtttacttagggaatagtcactgctattaattgcatcagtagcatgggatcttcttagtgtttgggtacttgccaggtacttgtagcctggtttggccactgttggaaacaggatgctgggcttgatggactcttggtctgacccagtatggcaatttcttatgttcttatcagttgTCAAAGGGGAACATTTAGGTGCTTAACTCCCAAAATTAGGCACCtacaccctttgaaaattgatcccctCCTGTTTTAGGCTTGTACGTATGAAAGAAAATTAAAGTTCTTGTTTTCATCTTTACAGGCAGAGAGTCCGGAGCTACTATCGGACTGGCATGTTTGCAAGAATGAAAAACTTTCTTCTGGACACTTGGTCTGCTTATTCTAAACCGGTTCCTGAAACCTCCAAAGAATGCCTTTCCTTGCTTCTGCTGTGTTCCTGCATAGCTCTCTCAACAGGCGGCCTCTTATACAACTGGATGTCTGCCTCCCTGCAGTATAAATTCCACCTAGCAGTCGAAATATCTACCAGTTTCAGCTTCTTGATTCTTGTCATCCTCCTTTTAATGCATCCTGTCCGTTGTATGGTGACCATCATTGTCCCTACATTAGGCACCAAACAAGGTCGCCGACTGCTCTTATCCACCTGCTTCATGATTATCACCTTCGTCATCGTCCCTAATATTATCAGCAACATTGAAACAATACTGCAGGTGTTAAAATGCATTTCTCTGACGTCCTCTGAAAGCCTTTTAAATTCGACAGTTCTTCTGAGAGAGGCATCTCATGACTTCGGTCGTGTTGTTACCAGCGTTGCTGATAAAATGGAAGAGCTTATTCTCCGCTCGAATGAGAGAAGATTGGAGTTTGTGGTTCATGTTGAAGATTCTGTGGTCAGGAATCAAATGCTCATGGCAACCAAAAAGATTAAGGATGATTTCTCAGCTGTGGAAGAGCTGGTTGAAAAAACGACTTTGATATCCAACAGAGTGATTGCAGGCCTGTTCATATTTTATCTTCTCTTTCAGTCAGTCTGGTACTTAAAAAACTACCTCACTGACCTAAGCTTTGACAATATTTATATCACAAATAATCTTGAACACTTGGCTTTGAAAAAGAATGCATCTCACATACTGACATCTTCATCAACAAAATTAATAAGATCCACAGGATTGAAGCTGTCTAGGCAAGAAGTGTTCACATGCTTGTTACACATCATGATCATATCTTTATTCTTGCTGCTGACGCTAATGATCATTGCAACAGACCACATTGTATTTCACCTTGCAATGGCAGTTGAAAACTGGGTTCATTATTTCCCCACAATTCCCATGACTCTTGATATATCTTATTCTGTAAGTACACGTAATAATGTATGTTGAGAACTGGTACACTTAAAAACAGCTCAGAATCTGATATTATAAACCTCACCCAGGTCACTTAGTCTAGATGATATGGATCTAGTTGTTAATTATAATTTATACCATAAATTATACCCACTACTTAAAACAAGCAAGGAGATGTTTACTCCATTAAGCAACACTGGTAAAATGTGAACGTAGGAATGCTGCTAATTTATGTTTATAGTTTACTAGGATAACTATTTACTTGCACAGAATCCAAAAGTTTTCTACAATATCATCCACACAGAGTAAAGTTGCTTCTCTGTAATGGGGgttctctgtagatagcagggtaAAATTAGCCATACATTTGGGTGAAATTGTCCAATGGCACTAAGATGGAGAGCTCAGAGTAAACTAGAAAGGTTTCTGAGCATGAATGGGGAGTTCACTTGGTTCGAAAATTTAGCTTCAACTCCAGGGGAAGTGGGAGGGATTGTGTGGCTAATTTATCCTTTTGTTACAGCTAAGCAACTTcgctttctctgtcaacaagcaagaggaatcagccacacaagttgGGAATCCCATCCAGAGGGTTGCGATGAAAAACAAATGAGAAAGATGACAGTTTGCAGGGGATATTTATGGGAGTAGACATACTGCTCCTGTAAATATTGGATTAGACTATCCCTGAGCAATCAGTAAAAGTAGTGGCTTGGTGGGAGAGTTGAAGCCATTATGCAAAGAGATTCTTTAAAATTGTTTGGCCGAAGGCACTGTCCTTTCTGAATGCGTTATCCAGAGCAGGGGGATGACGCATTGGAGACAAGTGCCTGCAACTCACTCTCCTTGTTGAAGTCATCGCAActaaaaatattactttttaaGAAAGTTATTTTAAAGATGAaggggccaatattaaaaaaaaaaaagctgagctcctaagtgttatgaccgccggccgcggcagtcCGCAACCGGGGCCGACTGTCTGGCTGCCGGCCGCGGCAGTCCGCGGCCGGGACCTAACACTTACCCGCAGCATCGAGTCTCTGCGGAGGCTCCTGCAGGGGCAGGGAGCCTCCGAGGGCGTTCTCCGCGTGGCCTGGGCCGCTGCTTGGCCAGCCGCGGGACTCCGAGTCATGCGGTGACTCCGCCCCCTTCTCAGCTGCAATAGGGCCGTGCACGCGGCTGAagactggatttaaaggggccacgacaggaagtgtcgtggctcccttctgaagcaCTTCCTCCGGGGTttggtatttaaaggcaaggtctgctcctcagaccttgccttggcattgAGGTCTtcgcttggttcctgtgttcctggtattCGGCTTCTTCgtcttgctcctgctctgccttccttactggattgattcttctggaccccaacctctggactggctttggactgctctctggacaccgatgcttggactggctttggaccgctctctggacactgacccttgggctggctttggaccactctctggactccgacccctggactggctgcggaccgctctttgGACTCTGACTCCTGGAGCGGCTTGTGGATCTTCTCCTACTTCGCTACAGAgactacctacgacctgctggaggcaccagccatctggaacccacgacctgcaggaggcgcctgcatccagaccatcttcagtcttcagggagtcgcctaagtcccagcggccgtgtccctatgggctcctcctggggggatcacgtgcttccagggtgaagtccactctacatcttcaacaggcctcgccatctgacggtagagaccgacgagggtCTTTCTCCTTCGCGGCAGtgcagactctacctcagaacaagggtccacgctccagTTCCTAACACTaagtttaggatcctaaattaggAACCTATTTTCAGCCTAAGGAGCCTAccttttcaactgaaaattcacataaatttagggttCCTAAAAGTTAGGCTCATAAATTTAGGGCTGCTATAAATGTGCttagatttaggctcctaaattaggttcctagttctgaaaatcagtgctaagctcttaAATCTGTTTTTCTTCCCTAATTCCATCTCCGTAGCAAACCGCATTTTAGGATTCTAAATGTAGAGTGCAAGCAAGCCAAGGTGCGCTTTCCATTctttggaggagacgtccatagTATCGCATGGTGGGGAATGGAAAGCGATGGTGACAGGAGCCTGAGCAGCTCGAGTCCATTGAAACTTTAGTTCTCGCTGTGCTCTGCCCAAGCGACGATGGGGAAATGGAGTAACCTGGACTGTTGAGGCCACATGACCTAACATTCTCACTTGCAGAAACGATGTTCACCATTGATACAAGCTGGGCTACATTCGTAAGTTCTTGCCCTCTGTTCTGAGGTGAGAAAGCCATGCTTTCACTGTGCCCAATATAGCTCCCATGAATGACAAAATATGCAAATGCTCAAGATTCAACTTTTGATAGTTGATAAGCAGGGACTttcgttttcattttttttattttattttcctgggaatttatcagtgtttgttataaaaagataaaaaaatgggagaaatcagttgaaaaaagaTTTGTCATTTTTCCAAGTAATTCTCATTTTGgctcttgttgtaataaacactgataaattccggaaaaataatataaaaactgaaaatgaaagtctcTATTGCTAACAAACCCTTGAGTTTACAAAACCTGAATGGTAGCAAGCCTGGTCTGGATCACAGCTAGGTGTGATGCTCCCTttatcagccagtcatccaagtagggaaaTACATGAAACCCCTGTTTGCACatatgtgctgctgctgctgctaccgctAGGAAATTTGTCAAGACCCTTGGGGCTGCTGAGACACTAAATAGAAGCACCCTGTACTGTTAGTAGTTGTACGCCAAAGTGGGCATGACCCTGTGATTTTGGTGAatcatgcacatacatgcattcaTTAAGTCCAATGAGCACAGCCAATCTGCTGTACGGGAGTAATGAAATAAACAtataatatgacagcagataaagactataCAGCAAATCCACATCTCCTGTTCAGGTTTagagtcccttcctctccctaagagatcctctgtgcttgtcctgtGCTTGCTGGAATTCTGATACTggccttgtctccaccacctctgtaaagaaatatttctttcaccctcatcccatggccTCTTGCTCTAAAGACTTCTTTCCATTGACATAGACACCTCCTGTACATTAattccttggagatatttaaatgtctctaccagatcttccctttcccttctttcttctacatgtttaagtctgtccccatctGCTTTATTATGAAGACCCCTTACCATTTTAGCAGCTCTCTCAGGATCAACTCGGTTTGGCTTATATCTTTtggaaggtgcagtctccagaactgtgcacagtatgccaaatgaggtctcatcaaaAACTTATACAGACTTATCACCTCCCCTCTCTTGTTGGCTATTCCATTCCCTATGCACCCAAACCTCCTTATGGCTCTTGCCATTACCTTATCAGTTTGGCTATCTTAAGATGATCAGATGCAATAAACCTCAGATCCCAcccttgttttgtgcacagaacttcAACCCCAACACTGTACTgctcctagagatgtgaatcgtgtgcccgatcgttttaacgatcaggttcggatggtgggagaaaaaaatcggatcgttagagatgtgaattggaatcggttccgattccaattcacattgttaattttttagtgaggcctgagcagataaaaaaaaaccccaccccgaccctttacaaatgacccctttgctctcccaccctcccgaaccccccccaaaatgttaaattacctggtggtccagtggggggggtcccggcgtgatctcccgctctcgggccatcggcgccattttgactaccactgataaaaatggcgccgatggcccgataaaaaaaaacccaccccgaccctttacaaattacccctttgcttctcccaccctcctgacccccaaaaaccttttacatgtacctggtggtctagcggggggtccgggagccatcccttcaatcacaccctcggtgccggtgccggtgctggaggtttcaaaatggcgccgatcgcctttgccctcactatggggctcgaaaaaagggtgGGGTGTGGTTGGGGAGGAGTGGCctgggggtgggggcgtggccagaggctccaggcacagcggccatttgccgctgtgcccgggatcgtggacTGTCTGTCGGCCGAcgcgcacaacctatgcctgcccagaggcatgtgcaacttataaaataaaggtagggggggatttaggtagggctgggggtgggttagatagggaaagggaggggaagttggggggggcccgaaggaaagttccctccaaggccgctccaatttcggagcggcctcggagggaacagggaaagccatcggggctcccctagggctcagcacgtgcaaggaaCAATAGTTGCACccacttgcacgcaccgaccccggattttataacatgcgcgtggctgcgtgtacatgttataaaatcgggcgtagatttgtgtgtgccgggttgcgcacacaaatctacgcccgcgcgtagctattaaaatccggccctcagagaataactttaaaacaagcatgtgcTCACCCATATATGAAGCTATATGtatgcacgtgcacatgtacatctattttatatcatgtgtgtaCATATAAAATACGATTAAATCTACCCAACATGTTTGCATATCTACAAAATACACAGTATTTTCAATATAGCTGGAaaggataagtagcattttagtacttattcagctatcttagggctggattcatcattcttctcagaatgatgaatcccatgaAAAAGGCGGTGGGGGGGCGAAGgtgggcaggcctgcgaaagatTGCAGCTGTTTACACTGCGGCGGTGTAATTTTGCCAGCCGTGGTGCCGTGGCCGACTCCTCCCCGCCccgcccctactcctcctctccccaccctgactcctcccctccccatcctgactcctcccctccagcctaTTTGGAtcgtatcgcacgcaaaaaggctCTTTTCACGTGTGCTAAGGGTTTATCACTtctgttagggccttattgcatgtaataaggccctaacgcacatgataaacgtttagaaaataacccccttagttaggCAGATATGTAGTAGTTCTTaagccttatccagctaagtggcagcaaagctGCTACTTACCCATAAGTCAAAATTTATACAcgcatatttgtgctcctaattttaaccATTTACACGAGAAAATGTAACTtgtgtattttccttagcacttgtcgcatgtaaatcatcaaattttgtaacatgcacttGAGagggaaattaccagttttaccaattagtccacaggtttgcccagtctatctctggGTCATCAAaatccccctggttcttcagcctgaacttccccaAGTTTACTCAGACCCCCTcatccagtcagtatttggctataaagattTTATTTCTCACTTATACctttgcaggttataaaatagcaatttatatgcataaatgttgtcccggccccagaatgcccctggaccacctctAGTCCGTCCCTTTTTTATACGAGCAAATGTATTTGTGTGCTATTACTTGCGCATgaggtttgaggtttataaaatagcacttatgCGAATGTGTTGTTTCTAATCTATAAGCACGCAACTCTCTGAAAATTTACCTTTCAGAGTATAAGGGCATGGTACCATCTAAATTGCAGTGATATGAGTCAATAACTTCACTGAGGTCTGAAGGGACAGGGATGCTATGTTACCTGCTTACTGCAATTAACACCTAAAAAGACTCTCCCTTTCAGCACCTTTGATGTAGAATGCTCTCTGGGTCGAATTCAGAATGGAGggtgatttaaaacattttagaagGTGCCTGAAAACTATCATTTCAGGACGCTTTTGTGTAATCTGTGGCTTTTATGTTGTGTATAGGATTGTTTAACTTTCTGCTGTATTTTAATTATGCATGTTAATTGTGACTCGCTCTGACCAGTTTTATGGGAGGAAGTGGGATATAAGTTtctataaataaatgataaatataTTTGTTCTCATTGCAGGCCAGGATATCCTTTGTGGCAACCAAACTAATACCTATTTTCAAAGTTCCTGAAGTCAATGCAATTTCATTTGATAAGAGTTACCAAAGAGATGTGACATATATTTCTGCAGACTGCATCGTCAAATCAAATCCTCCAAACAACTTTGTGGCAGTCACTGTTGGATTCATGTACTGTACTGTGTATGCCATGATTTTTTTGGAAACCTATGCTCACCGACTATGCAGAAAAATCTCAGCTTCTTTTTTTAAGAATCAAGAAGAACAGCGGGTTCTGTATCTTTATAACAAAATACTGCGAAAGCACCAAAAGAAGCAGGTGGCATTCGGGTACTGTCAAGAAGAATGTAACATGTCAGAATAATTTCTCCTAAAAGAATGAGTATCTGAACTAGCAAATCTACTGGGCAATATACTATGCACTGTAATTTCTCCTTGAATCAGAATATGTTCAAAATAAGAGAATATTAAGGATCCTGTTTGCTAGGGTCTTGAGTCAAACTAATTGTGAGAAAGTTATCCTGTCGTGTTTGGGAACTTTAGTCACCGGAAAAGCCCAAATTGGTCAGTCATTTGGACTTTTCTAGTGAATAAAACCCCCAGCATAGGAACTCATAGATAAATCATGTGCCTAAGAGTTTAGCAGCCAAAGATTTGTTTTATGAGAGCAGTGAACACTGTTCAGACTTGCAAAGCATAGAGTAGGATGGCCTATGTGCTTAACATTCTCAGCTCTTCCAGCCTTTGTTGATTCATGCTGTAACCAGTACACCGGAGGACTGTCCTGATTGGTTGTAGGGTTCTTTAATCAattggtctattttttttttcaagcccaAAGCACACCTACATGAATAAAAATGCTGTGAGGCAAACACCAACCTCCATGGGGCAGGCAGTAAGAGACATGGAGAGGAGTCATATTGTCAAAAGAAGAGCCAGGGAAGAATTGAAAGCCCCATTAATTTCtcttacaaattttaaaacaaaggattagagaggggggcagagagacAACAGCTCCTCACAATGGGCCAGTTCCCTTTATATACAAGACGGGAAAAGGAAGACGTCGGGCGTGACGTGGGCAGCCAGCTTGCTTCGTTACCTTGGCTACAAGAGCTCATCTGCCGCCGCTGCTGTCAACAATCAGAACGTGTTTGCATCCACTGCTCAGGTCATGCTCTCCCTATCTCACTCaacctggggaaaaaaaaggatggaAGGACTCAAAGAAGGAAGCTcgggaaggggaagatgaggatGTGCAGTGTGCACTGTGTGTGCCGAGAAAAGCAGGGCCTGGCTATCCATGGCCCGCATGCTGCCCAATTGATTACAACACTCCagagctcatgctgtagctagaaaGAGGCATTCATGATTGCACATGCTTTCAGAAAGATCTCCTACATGTTTAACACCCATCGCTGGTGACTCGTTGCTGTAAGGTGCTGAGAGAAAAGCCCAAATCTGGATCTAAGGATCAGGTgatggtgacttttccatggcacacccgatcaggtctgaaggcacatcaGTGTGCCATGACACACagtggttgggaaacactgagatAGTTTAGTGAACAATGGATAAacttaagatttgccatactgggtcagaacaaaggtccatcaagcccagtctcctgtttctaatagtggcctAGAAATGGAAACGatgtgtgaggtgatcaaatttgatgatgttacaaaagtattcaaagttgttaaatggcagatgacatttaatgtggacaaatgcaacttgatgcatgtagggaagagcaacccaagtTATAGCTACATATTGCATGGTTTCACATTGagcgttaccacccaggaaaaggatctaggcgacattgtggataatatcttgaaatcctctgcttagtgtgcggtagcagccaagaaagcaaatacaatgctaggaattattaggaaaggaatggagaataaaatagaggatgtcataatgcctcggtatcgctccatgatgagactgcaccttgagtattgtgtgcaatctGGTCAGAgtacctcaaaaaagatatagtgaaataagaaaagatacagagaagggaaactaaaataataaaggggcTGGGATGATTCCCCTaaggggaaaggctaaagaggttagtggtcttcagcttggagaagagatggctgaaggcagAAACGATAGAGTTCAAtgaaataatgaatggaatagtatgggtaaatgcgaatcagttgcttactctttcaaaaaatacaaagactaggggacacatgatgaagttactagataatacatttaagacaataggagaaaatatttttttactcaatgcataattaaactctggaattcattgccagaagatatagtaaaagctgttagtgtagctggatttaaaaaaaaggtttgtacaagttgctggaagaaaagtccataaatcattattaaggtggacttcagagaaatccactacttatccctaagataagcagcatggaatctatcaactttTTGGGATCCCGTCAGGCACTTGTGACAtgaattggtcactgttggaaacaggatactgagcttgatggatgcttggtctgacccagtatgacaaatcttatgttcttataagatgTGTTATGCTGGGtgagatcaaaggtccatcgagctgggcatcctgtctctgatagtagccaatccagatcacaaggaTGTAAGTAGCAGATCCCAAATATTAgattcattccttgttgctcatcCTAGGAATAAGTGGTAGCTTctctcaagtctacctggctaataattcttTATGGACTTTTAATTCAGGAACCTGTCTAAACTTCTTCTAAATCCAACTATGATAGATGCCTTGACCAAATtatccagcaacaaattccaaagcgtgATTATACAGTGAATgagaaaataatttctccaatttgttttgaatcagc
It encodes:
- the OCSTAMP gene encoding osteoclast stimulatory transmembrane protein produces the protein MFARMKNFLLDTWSAYSKPVPETSKECLSLLLLCSCIALSTGGLLYNWMSASLQYKFHLAVEISTSFSFLILVILLLMHPVRCMVTIIVPTLGTKQGRRLLLSTCFMIITFVIVPNIISNIETILQVLKCISLTSSESLLNSTVLLREASHDFGRVVTSVADKMEELILRSNERRLEFVVHVEDSVVRNQMLMATKKIKDDFSAVEELVEKTTLISNRVIAGLFIFYLLFQSVWYLKNYLTDLSFDNIYITNNLEHLALKKNASHILTSSSTKLIRSTGLKLSRQEVFTCLLHIMIISLFLLLTLMIIATDHIVFHLAMAVENWVHYFPTIPMTLDISYSARISFVATKLIPIFKVPEVNAISFDKSYQRDVTYISADCIVKSNPPNNFVAVTVGFMYCTVYAMIFLETYAHRLCRKISASFFKNQEEQRVLYLYNKILRKHQKKQVAFGYCQEECNMSE